The following is a genomic window from Bubalus bubalis isolate 160015118507 breed Murrah chromosome 6, NDDB_SH_1, whole genome shotgun sequence.
TACTTGAAGTAAAAAACGACACAAACTGTCTTCCTAGAACTTATAATTTAGTTCATTACTtttgtattaaaaacaaacacatgcacatacaaaACATTATATTTTTGCCTGCTTATTTCCTATGGCAAAATTTAAGCTTCTCATGCCTGTTTTCTTCCCCCGTTCAGTactaaataatgaaattttagtGCTCAGTCTTAAAACTGCAGATTCTTGTTATTTCTAATGAAAGAAacttcagaaatattaaaagagaaaaagattgcCTCATCCTCACAGCTGTAGCAAAGCACAGATTCTTCTGTTATAAACTTGCTTTTGATAAAGTGGTATATTGAGAACACTGACAGGATTATTACTCTATTGTCCAATGTCAATACTAGGTGAGACTAGGTGAAATTGAACTAATATGAATCAGAATTCTCTTATTAAAGGTGACTTCTAGACAATCATATATCATATTAAAGATGACTTCTAAGGTGACCATATATTAGATTGTTATATTCAGAGAAATGTTACTTATGACACTAAATAATATACGATTCTGATTATGTTATTTGATTTGTCTCAGAGTTAACATTTAAGTTGGCATCACTGTTTTCTGAGAGGTAGAAATTCTTATTCAGCTTCTTTATTAAGCCAGAGGaaccctttcagaattttctcattctctgttataAAGataccaactaaaaaaaaaaaaaaaaaagcacaacatgagagttgtgagttaagttttatttggggcaatatgaggactgcagcctgggagacagcacctccgatagctctgagaaacttccAAAGAGGTAGAGGGAAAAGACAATATATACTTGATTTTGGCAAAAAGGGAgcacatgcaatcaagcacatattttttataGAAAGTTTCTGCTGGCGTTATGAAACTTCTGCTGGTCACGAGAAACAaatatcaccatgaaggattttagtgtttttctagatatcttatatctgtattttcttataagaattgggctcatgaaatcagctcctgagaatatATAACTATCTAAAGCCCCATCCTGCCAGTTTTCCGGAGCCCAGGGTGCCTAATTTCTGctttccaccctgaactccttcaaGGAGTGTtggaggtcagcagctgcagcagcccatgacttaatccttgtagaggtagatggcaagcacctgtggcaagtgccaatttttGGTTGATAAAGGTAATACAAGTCCCATTACTGTTGGATTCTATATAAACAGATAGCTTGAGaatctttttcttgtttaaataaACACATCCCATACAGCTTGGCCAAGAGTGGATAcatcaaaacaaattaaaaaaatttttttttcaaagaaatgtggCACTTGGGTGGACAGCTTTGGGCTGTAACCCAGACATCTGCCTTGGGGTAGTTTCTTCTTCTGATGGGAACACCTGAGTTGAGTAATTCGATTGTATGTTGGGAAAATTCTTTAGTGCTTTAAAATATACCCCAAGCCTGAAGAAACTGGAAATCCATTGTAATTTCATTCTTGTGCTTTAGAATATTATGTAGGCCTTGTTACTTATCCAGGATGAGCCATAacatctctgagactcagtttctttatctgtaaaatgagttaaATAACATCTATTTCACAGAGTTGGAATTAAATAATATgcatagaaaatttttaaaatactgagcaGTGCTCTGTATATACAAGACATTATTACAAAATAACCACAGAAGATGGTAACAGTTGTTCATATCAGCAACACTTTCTCACTGACATTTTAGATCTTCTCTCTATAGCAGGAGATTGCTGCTGCCTAAGGAGATGTCTAATATCAATCAGAATTCTGTTATTAAAGGTGACTTCTAAGGCAACCATACATCACAAAGTGTCTCTACCTTGTGTTTAATGTTCAGGAAAAACTCTCAAAATCACTTTTAACTTCAGGAAAGTGATCATCATACCTTGGAGCTAAGTTTTGAGCCTCTTGGGCCTGATTTTATTCTCAGGTTTGAGTTTTTATATGCGATGTTGTTCCAATCAAATAAGCATATCATTAAAAGTGTTTATTACAACTTTAAGCATTGGTAACCTTACATAACTTTTGTTTTATTACATGCAATTTTCTGAGAAATTCTTCAAAGCAcaggaaataaaaggcaaaagatCTTCAATTTCTGTATAGAGAACAGAAAAGATTTGAAACTGTATGCATTAGGAAACACTATTGAAAATATGCTAGCAACTCAGTAATCAACGAATTATGTGCTTTGACCCCTTAACGTTAAATGACTGATAAGCAACTTGACTATTTAAAACTATTCACTATTGTAAGGGAGAAATTAATATTTCAGGTCTTATCTTCCCTTACTTAAAGCGTTTTGTCCATAGGACGTAATTACGCATTGATGGATTGAGGAGTAAACCCGCACTCAGTGGGTGGCGGGAGGCAGATGGCTCTGAGTTGATAACCATCAGCACACAATTTTGGTGTAGTTCCGAACCAGGTAAAGGTTAAGTTTAATTTCTGGTTCCTTCAACTACATATTGTTTTGTTGAGCCTCAGTAGTAATGTAACTCTCGCTTAGCTCAGTGTCAGGAGCTAAATAAATTTGTTAGTTATGGGAGAGGAGTTACAATAACTAGTAAGTGGAAATGCATGCTGAAACCTAGGGCGTGCTTGTATTTTGAAAGAACCTGCTAAAATATAAATCCCAAGAGTGCAAAAACACTTCATAAATTGTTCTTACGAAAGTTAACAGCAATATAAAGAaaaggtcttttaaaaaaaatctgtaataagATTATagaaaagaactggaaaaggGAGGTTGTAAGTAAAGAGACTAGCATTACAATCTTCTGCCCAAATGGGATTGAATTCTAGCCAATGAGATTACAATTTCGGAAATTGCTAGCTTTTCTGGCCCAATCAAGACTAGGCTAAGTCTATAAATGAGACTGCCTAGGGGGTCGGAGAATAAAACCTGTGAGATACTATGGCGCGTACGAAGCAAACCGCCCGCAAGTCGACCGGTGGCAAGGCCCCGCGGAAGCAGCTGGCCACCAAGGCGGCTCGCAAGAGCGCGCCGGCCACGGGCGGCGTCAAGAAGCCGCATCGTTATAGGCCGGGCACCGTGGCCCTGCGGGAGATTCGGCGCTACCAGAAGTCGACCGAGCTACTAATCCGCAAGCTGCCGTTCCAGCGGCTGGTGCGCGAGATCGCGCAGGACTTTAAGACCGATCTGCGCTTCCAGAGCTCGGCCGTGATGGCGCTGCAGGAGGCGAGCGAGGCCTACCTGGTGGGGCTGTTTGAAGACACGAACCTGTGCGCCATCCACGCCAAGCGCGTGACCATCATGCCCAAAGACATCCAGCTGGCTCGCCGCATCCGCGGGGAGCGGGCTTAAGGCGTACATTTTAAAGTAGACGATCTAAAGGCTCTTTTTAGAGCCACCCACGTTTTCTTAAAAAGCAGCTGTACCAGCTTTCACTTTAGTCGGTGAACTCTTAATGCACGAGTGTTAAGGGTAAAGCGGGTAGGGGAGTTTAACACGCTTTGAGTGGTGAGGTTATGGAATTAAAGCTGACAGACGCTAGAGGGAGCCCCAGAAGCAAGGTCTGGGTTGTTTTTGTTAACTGAGCTTACAAGCTGGTTTGATTTCTTAATACAGAGCTCCAAcctagccatttctttctttctttctttcttttttttttttttttgagaacctAGCCATTTCTGAGAAAACTTTGCAAGAAGCTAAATTCTCTGCCAGTCGTTTCTAGCGCTTTCCAAGCCGCTAGTACAAAACGTTAGCACAAATCTGAATACTGAAGAAGGTCGTCATTATGTGATAACTGTAGGAATGGTAATCGGCTTCAGCTTGATTCTACAGTTACTGGAATTAGGCCAGATGTTAGATAAAATCCTCGATCCCCAAATAGTTCCTCGGTACTTCAACTGTTAAGAATGGGGACAAGAGTCCTGAGATATGTAGGATCCCATCTTCCTAACTGCATGAGACAGAAGGCGCAaaccgtaaaaaaaaaaaaaaaaaaggcgggggagGGGGTAGGCGGCTAAGGTATTGTTGCGAAAACCAGAACCAAACTTCCACAAAATAGTACAGAGGAGTAAAACGATGCAAAAATATGAGAAAGTTAGCTTGTCTTTAGCACGCGCTTCAGATCTCTACTATATACAAGTCAATCAAcgagaaaaagtgaaaatcattTAGCGAAAGACCCCAAACAGGTGAAACTACATTTACTTAATTTAGTGTGAAACAGAACATTTTGATTGGTTAACAAGACATTTGTTGTAAGAACCACTAAGAAAGCGCGAGCAGGACCTCATTTACATGGACTCTGCCTCTCTATGACGACACTGTTGTATATTAACCAATAAAAATGCAGTACTCTGTTAGCCTTCATTTGCATACAGGCTCTATAAATAGCGTGTAAGCGGGTGGGTTTGAAATAGTCGGGTCGTTTAGTAGAGGTGTGTCTTCCTGCAAAAATGCCGGATCCAGCAAAATCTGCTCCTGCTCCAAAAAAAGGTTCTAAAAAGGCTGTCACGAAAGTGCAGAAGAAGGATGGCAAGAAGCGCAAGCGCAGCCGCAAGGAGAGCTATTCTGTTTACGTGTATAAGGTGCTGAAACAGGTACACCCGGACACCGGCATCTCGTCCAAGGCTATGGGCATCATGAATTCTTTCGTCAACGACATCTTCGAGCGCATTGCCGGCGAAGCGTCGCGCCTGGCGCATTACAACAAGCGCTCGACCATTACTTCCCGAGAGATCCAAACGGCGGTACGCCTGCTGCTTCCCGGCGAGCTGGCTAAACACGCCGTGTCCGAGGGCACCAAGGCGGTCACCAAGTACACCAGTTCAAAGTAAGGGCGCGCAAGGGACGAAATCGAACATCTACGTTATACACAAAGGCTCTTTTCAGAGCCACTTACGTTACCAGAGAAAGCGGCTGTAAACACTTAGTTGCGTTGGGTGGGTCCGTAATTAGGATCGCATATACATGTGGGGGTATATCGGGAGAACGGTTATAAGTTGCCCTAGCAGTTAAAATTCGAAACGTCCCATGATCCAGTAGTGCCACCTAATGGTAAATGTCGTTTTGCTGGTAATAAGTGGTCAAGATAGTCCCTACCTGCCTAGTCTGAGTTCTCAGTGGAGTTAGGTACAGGGGGGAGGGGGAGCTAACCTAatacatttatttgttcttttatctAGTAAACGAGCTGGGATTTACTCTCAACGTACAGATAGCCTTGAGTTCCCCAGTCCCCGCTGTTTActaatattttagtctttttttttaaacgtacACCTCTGGGTATGTAGTCACAAGCTTTTGCCAACATAGCCAGGTGCTTTAGCATGTTGTCTTGTCAGCAAATCCCAACCTAGCAATCCTCCCCTAACTTCTTTTTAGCCCAGTGACCTTCAACTAGATAAATTTTcgcactccctccctcccccaggctccCAACCATGGggcatttggcaatatctggagacatttttgattgtcatcaCTCGGGAGGGGGGTGCTACTGGCATTTAGTGGGTACATCCTACAATGTATAGGACAGCTTACAGCCCCCACAACTAAGAGTTATCTCTTTGGTGCATAACGTTGATCCTTGTGATAAGGTTGAGAGACCCAGTGCCCAAAGACTTCCTTTCCTTCAGGGgttcccccccccgccccccttttAGGATTTAGTTCTCATTTAGGTCAAACATTTTCCCCTGTCCTCTGCTTTTGGTGAAAACTGAGGAGTATACTGTGATTGTCTACACTCCTCCACAGGAAAATTATCTCCTCCAGAGCAAGGACCTTGTCTTAATTTTGTAACAAACTTCCCCGGTTACAACAACCACTTACCAGCCTGCTAAACATACATCCAGGTGCCTGTCCTGAAGTTCCCTGATAgtcaggttgggggtggggactgTGGAGGTGGATTTTAGTATTCtcaggtgtctttttttttaatagattttgggGGGCATGATGTATAAAAGGGCACAGTTAACGTGGGATGAATTTCTAAGGCTCTCAGAATTTGTGAAACTCAAGACTAATCCTGATTATTTGTTTTACCAAATAAAATATACCCTTGAGGCAAAAGGACAAAATCTTCGTTTCCAATTCACTTGACAGTCAAGTTTTGATATTAATCAAACTTGGGAGAATTTACATGACtgcttaaaatgaattttattaatttataatgtaGGAGTTCAAATTTACATCTAATTAAAAGTTGAATAAAGTGGGCTGTATGTGATTTCTCTCTTTCATGTGGAAATAGATTCTCAGTGAGTCATCTTTCCCCAGAGACTATCAAAGAGGCCAGAGAAAGATGACTCAACTGAGAATCTAAAATTTtcagttgaaagaaaaaaaatcattataagaTACATTTTATGGTAGGAAAAATCACTATGTGTTTAAAGGCCAGGGTGGTGTGTCTTCTATCCAGACAAGCCATCAGATAGTATATCTCTTTTCCTCAACTAGAATCTTAAAAGTTCAGGGGCTCTCTTCTCCCTGAGGACTAGGGACCATGTTTCTTATGGTCTTTTGAAGTTGTTAAAGCGTTGGCAGTTGGCTCACCTAATCAAAAGCCATCATTATTTATCCAATGACTAAAAGATTAAACCTCAGTTCCTTATCCTGAAACTAAAGGCCGTCTATCATCTTGCCAAAAGGTACCTTCTTCAATTACTTGTTTTCCCCAGTCCTCTAGCTTAGGTAAAATGTTCTACTCActatcctttcagttcagttcagttgctcagtcgtgtctgactcttttcgaccccacaaattgcagcacgccaggcctccctgtccatcaccaactcccggagttcactcaaactcacgtccatcgagtccgtgatgccatccagccatctcatcctctgtcgttgcctttttctcctgcccccaatccctcccagcatcagagtcttttccaatgagtcaactcttcgaatgaggtggccaaagtactggagtttcaactttagcatcattccttccaaagaaatcccagggctgatctccttcagaatggactggttggatctccttgcagtgcaagggactctcaagagtcttctccaacaccacagttcaaaagcatcaattctttggcactcagctttctttataatccaactctcacatccatacatgaccactggaaaaaccatagccttgactagatggacctttgttgacaaagaaatgtctttgcttttaatatgctgtgtaggttggtcataactttccttccaaggagtaagtgtcttttaatttcatgtctgtaatcatcatctacagtgattttggagcccagaaaaataaagtcagccactgtttccccatctatttgccatgaagtgatgggaccagatgccatgatcttggttttctgaatgttgagctttaagccaactttttcactctcctctttcactttcatcaagaggctctttagttcttcttcactgaatgcatcttaaatttctctttatttttgcttttgtggtaTCACTCTTCTAAGTTGTAGTAAGTACTCTGTCATTCTCTAGACTATGCAAACCTATCATTATACCAGTTCTTTAAGCTCTTATTTAGATCTCACTCTGTGCAACCTCCCCATCCTATTTTATTTCACGGGgaggttttcttccttttgactCTTAAGGCTTTATTCCTTGCACAGTAGATTTACAATTAACTGTGTAGCTTTGTGAACTGTGTAGTATtgtccttaaattttttttcattgcttttacattttcatgtgtttgttttctgCTAGAGGGTAGGATCTATCATTTTTAAATACTGCTTGTCTTCTTCCACAAGTGCTATCCCAGTGCCTGATAGAAAATAGCTCCTCAAAGTTTGTTGACTAATTGCCCAGACTGTAGAACACTAGAAAATCATGCAAGGATGGTAGATTCAGGTGCtcccatgagatttttttttctctttttcctttttttccttgctCCTTTAACCTGGGTGCTTTTTAATTGCTCTTGATAATTACTGACCCAGTTAAAATGACTGTTAGagatttaaaaatcctaaaaaaggAGATAAAGTACTGCACTTGATACCTTCCCTTCAGCTGATGAATGTGTCTTTATGACCAAAATGATGAGGTTAGAATAAAGCTTTTTTAGCTTggcttgatgtactgcttttccaGTGTTTCAAACAAGGAAGGAGGTGGAAGTTGCATTCCAGAGATGAAAAAACGTGCTAAATTTCCTTCCATGTACCAtctgaatattaatatatttactcatttattattGAATCAGAGACCATTACCCATAAAAGCTATTCTTCCCTGCTTACTTTCACTCCCTGCTTTATGGGTGCATAGCTTTTAATTAAAGGCTACTTTACCAGCTTTTTCACATCTGGGTTTGTCCATAAGACAAAGTTCTGAGCCAATGAGATATGAATAAAAGTGATACATATTATTTCTAGTTTGTGccctaaaaatgaataaatatatgctgCCCTTTTACCCTCTCCTCTGGCTGGGTTGCAGTTATGATGGCAGGAACTACGTCAACCACTCTGGGCCCAGAAATGGAAGCCATGTGATGAGAATGGCAAACCTTTGCTACCAGCCCTGGACTATCACATGAGAGATGAATAAATCTGTATCTTGTTTAAATAAGCCAtcgttttttaaaatatttggtacAATAATTTAGGCTGCTTTGTGACCAATACATTGTCTGACTCTCCTGCTACCTTCTCAGAGTAAGTCCTATGAATGTAGGTATTTTCTTTTAGTCACTGCTCTATCcctatcagttgagttcagtcgtgcagttgtgtccaactctttgcgaccccatggactgcagcataccaggcttccctgtccatcaccaactgctgaagcttgctcaaactcaggtccattgagttggtgatgccatgcaaccatctcatcctctgttctccccttctcctcctgccttcaatctttcccagcatcagggtcttttccaatgagtcagttcttcacatcaggtggccaaagtattggagtttcagcttcagcatcagttcttccaatgaatattcaggactgatttcctttaggatgaactggttggatctccttgcagtccaagggactctcaagagtcttctccaacaccacagttcaaaagcatcagttcttcggtgctcagctttctttacagtcaaactctcacatccatacgtgactactggaaaaaccatagctttgactagacagacatttgtagacaaagtaatgtctgttttttaatatgctgtctaggttggtcatggcttttcttttaaggagcaagcgtcttttaatttcatggctgcagtcaccatctgcagtgattttggagcccagaaaaataaagtctcccactgtttccattgttttccatctatttgccatgaagtgatgggactggatccatgatcttagttttctgaatgttaagttttaagccaactttttcaactctcctttttcactttcatcaagatgttcttcagttcctcttctctttctgccataagggtggtatcctctgcgtatctgaggttattgatatttctcccggcaatcttgcatccagcttgtgcttcatccagcctggcatttcacatgatgtactttgcatagaagttaaataagcagggtgacagtatacagccttgacctattcctctcccaatttggaaccagtgtgttgttccatgtccttttctaactgctgcttcttgtcctgcatacagacttctcaggaggcaggtcaggtaatctggtattcccatctctttaagaattttccacagtttgttgtgatccacacagtcaaaggctttggcatagtcaataaagcagaagtagacatttttctggaactctcttgctttttcaatgatccaatggatgttggcaatttaatcgctggtttctctgccttttctaaatccagcttgaacatctggaagttcttgggtctgttggagcctggcttggagaattttcagcattactttgctagttaGTAATTAGTGTCAAATTACCCCAGGTTgctggggtagtttgagcatcctttatcattgcctttctttgggattggaatgaaaatggacctttccggtcctgtggccggttccagtcctgtggccactgccactGTTATCCCTATCTGCTCAAGCTGTATCTGGAATAGAGTGGgcgcttgcagtccaaggagtggCAAACAAGATGATGATAGTCCCCAAACctcaatatttcttttctttgactgAGAGCTCATTGTACAATAACTATTTCAGGTGGTTTTACTAAACGGCAGCATAAGAATCTAGAGAGTATCATTATCAACCAATCCAAGGAACTTTGCTTTGAATGGTCAAAGCCAGAAACAGAGAGCAAAATAGGAGAACTAATTGAGCTTGAGCAGTTCTTgaccggaaaaggcaatggcaccccgctccagtactcttgcctggaaaatcccatggacagaggagcctggtgggctgcagtccatggggtcgctaagagtcagacataactgagcaacttccctttcacttttcactttcatgcattggagaaggaaatggcaacccactccgatgttcttgcctggagaatcccagggacgggggagcctggtgggctgccatctctggggtcgcacagagtcggacacgactgaagtgacttagcagcagcagttctttaccactttccCTCAGAGGACCCAGACCAAGATGATAACTGGTCTTGGGACTGAGGTAGCACAAGGTACCCAGAAGAAGGAATTCCTGTGGCAAAAAAAATGGAGGATGCAGATTtgtgaaatgaaataaagaacaaTTTCTCTCTGTTGTTTTACAGGGTCAAAGGCAATAATTTTAAATTGCCAGAAGGTAGGGGAAAATccttatcattctttttttaattagtgtttttaaCATTCAGGGGAAGACAAAATACCTAAAGCtatcagctttatttttagttgttcGCAGTGATGTTGGAGATTTGTGTAGGACTTAGTTTCCAGTTAGTGGGATTATCATTTTCAAATGCATGGAAGGAAAACTCTTTAGTCCAAGAGGGAATGTGAAACAGAGTTCAGACATACCACAACCCTTGACAAAGGTTGTTCAGTGTTCTTAACAAAATTTCCAACTCTAGGGTTGGGCCTTAAACCACTCAAATTTCTTTCTGGAGATTTAGATTTCATCTAGTTTAGTATGTCCACTTACGCTCCCTATTATAACATGGAGAATAATGAGCAGAAGAAAGTCACACTGATTAACTTGTATATATATCAACCATAAGACTACTTCCAGCAAGGGAGCATATCCTTGTTTAATAggcttttcacttttctccctGCTACAACATGAAAATCGAGTAAGAATGATTTTGCCTATGCAAGCTGTTTTGTAGGTGCCTTTCCTGTGATGTCTTTGtaaatgtttgaatttttattttcatgattttttcacATTAATATCAAGGAACTGGGCGACAGAAATTATTCTTAAATGAATTTTCTTCAGAAACAACAAGTATGCCTAGAGAACACAATTTTAGAATTAGCAGGAAAGTTAACCAAGGCAGAATTTGAATTTCAATTCTTAGACTagagaaaaaaagtaagaaatctTTTCATTTGGCTAAAGGAACTTCATGGTATTTATGATTGTGGAATCTGTTTAGGCTGGAAGGGGCATAATAGATAAATCTTTCTGGATTAGTGCATGTAAATCATTTATAATGGGAAACAGTAAAGTCCCAACTATTATaagagtaaaacaaaacaaagcaaaacagctgtGGCTATTTTTTCTGACAGGAGAAAATAGTAGTATGTACATGGATTACAAGCATGACTGAGTCTTTTAGATTGAGTTGTCAGATAACCATGTAACAGGGCCCCACAGCAGCACAGAGATGTCAAAGTGACAGTGTAGGATAATGTAGCCTTAAAATCTTCTGAGTATGCCATTGTACAGTGTTAGTAGAGTGCAATGTGCAACCCAAGTGTCATACATGGTGGTCCTGAGTAAAGAAAAGGAGACTTTCACAGAATTTGTATCTTCAGACTGCAAGTTTTCCATTAAATGCAGAGTATACAGAGATGAATTAAAAGTATCTTTATCCATAGACATGGTGATAAAATGTCAAAACACAAGAGTTAAggagaaaattccagaaacaaaattctttgcaaagaaatagaaatcaagtTATGTCAGACTTCTCATTTGGACAACTTTGGTTATAAGAAGACAATAAATTggtagttttttaaaatctagggaaaataattttgaaactaaATTTCCATATCCAATGAAACTATCATCTAAGTGTGGATTGACTTTTCAGGCCCTCCCTGAAAGGATTTCTGGAATTGTATTCCTGCAAGAATAAGAAAAGATTCTAAGAGGAAGATATGAGATACCAGAAGGGGTCCATGTGGCAGTAAAATGTATTGCTAAGTCTAAGTTCTAAAAAATTTCTTTAAGGCTT
Proteins encoded in this region:
- the LOC102411450 gene encoding histone H2B type 2-F isoform X1, which encodes MPDPAKSAPAPKKGSKKAVTKVQKKDGKKRKRSRKESYSVYVYKVLKQVHPDTGISSKAMGIMNSFVNDIFERIAGEASRLAHYNKRSTITSREIQTAVRLLLPGELAKHAVSEGTKAVTKYTSSKLGQKQLTLCGRQHFKMPPVSHILACGWNL
- the LOC102411450 gene encoding histone H2B type 2-F isoform X3, with amino-acid sequence MPDPAKSAPAPKKGSKKAVTKVQKKDGKKRKRSRKESYSVYVYKVLKQVHPDTGISSKAMGIMNSFVNDIFERIAGEASRLAHYNKRSTITSREIQTAVRLLLPGELAKHAVSEGTKAVTKYTSSKSTWVRKELNQTKIYFSSW
- the LOC102411450 gene encoding histone H2B type 2-F isoform X2 — encoded protein: MPDPAKSAPAPKKGSKKAVTKVQKKDGKKRKRSRKESYSVYVYKVLKQVHPDTGISSKAMGIMNSFVNDIFERIAGEASRLAHYNKRSTITSREIQTAVRLLLPGELAKHAVSEGTKAVTKYTSSNKRAGIYSQRTDSLEFPSPRCLLIF
- the LOC102411450 gene encoding histone H2B type 2-F isoform X5; its protein translation is MPDPAKSAPAPKKGSKKAVTKVQKKDGKKRKRSRKESYSVYVYKVLKQVHPDTGISSKAMGIMNSFVNDIFERIAGEASRLAHYNKRSTITSREIQTAVRLLLPGELAKHAVSEGTKAVTKYTSSKVHYIEIHMQN
- the LOC102411789 gene encoding histone H3, whose protein sequence is MARTKQTARKSTGGKAPRKQLATKAARKSAPATGGVKKPHRYRPGTVALREIRRYQKSTELLIRKLPFQRLVREIAQDFKTDLRFQSSAVMALQEASEAYLVGLFEDTNLCAIHAKRVTIMPKDIQLARRIRGERA
- the LOC102411450 gene encoding histone H2B type 2-F isoform X4: MPDPAKSAPAPKKGSKKAVTKVQKKDGKKRKRSRKESYSVYVYKVLKQVHPDTGISSKAMGIMNSFVNDIFERIAGEASRLAHYNKRSTITSREIQTAVRLLLPGELAKHAVSEGTKAVTKYTSSKYTHMHIFMSAYTKI